Proteins encoded in a region of the Panthera uncia isolate 11264 chromosome B2 unlocalized genomic scaffold, Puncia_PCG_1.0 HiC_scaffold_24, whole genome shotgun sequence genome:
- the AIG1 gene encoding androgen-induced gene 1 protein isoform X5, protein MALVPCQVLRVAILLSYCSILCNYKAIEMPSHQTYGGSWKFLTFIDL, encoded by the exons ATGGCGCTTGTCCCGTGCCAGGTGCTGCGGGTGGCGATCCTGCTGTCCTACTGTTCTATCCTGTGCAACTACAAGGCCATCGAAATGCCCTCGCATCAGACCTACGGCGGGAGCTGGAAATTCCTGACGTTCATTGATCTG TGA